A single genomic interval of Gouania willdenowi chromosome 22, fGouWil2.1, whole genome shotgun sequence harbors:
- the lamtor3 gene encoding ragulator complex protein LAMTOR3, protein MADDLKKYLYKQLQSVEGLHAVIITDRDGVPVIKVANDNAPVHALRPGFLSTFALATDQGSKLGLSKNKSIICYYNTYQIVQFNRLPLVISFIASSNANTGLIISLEKELVTLIEELRQVVEVT, encoded by the exons ATGGCTGAC GATTTGAAGAAATACCTGTATAAACAGTTACAAAG tGTGGAAGGCCTCCATGCTGTCATTATTACAGACAGGGATGGGGTTCCAGTCATCAAAG TTGCCAATGACAACGCCCCAGTCCATGCACTGAGACCTGGTTTCCTGTCTACGTTTGCCCTGGCCACAGATCAGGGCAGTAAACTGGGCCTGTCCAAGAACAAGAGCATCATCTGTTACTACAACACCTACCAG ATTGTGCAGTTCAATCGGCTACCACTGGTGATCAGCTTCATTGCCAGCAGCAATGCAAACACAg gtCTCATCATAAGTCTAGAAAAGGAGCTGGTCACACTGATAGAAGAGCTCAGGCAGGTGGTGGAGGTCACATAA
- the chp1 gene encoding calcineurin B homologous protein 1, translating to MGSRASTLLREEEIEEIKKETGFSHSQITRLYSRFTSLDKGENGTLSREDFQRIPELAINPLGDRIINAFFPEGEDQVNFRGFMRTLAHFRPIEDNEKNKNPPTSEPLNSRTNKLLFAFRLYDLDRDDKISRDELLQVLRMMVGVNISDEQLGSIADRTIQEADTNGDNSISFSEFIKVLEKVDVEQKMSIRFLH from the exons ATGGGGTCCAGGGCCTCCACTTTACTCCGAGAGGAAGAAATCGAAGAAATCAAGAAGGAAACCGGCT TCTCCCACAGTCAGATCACTCGTCTGTACAGCCGCTTCACCAGCCTGGATAAAGGAGAAAACGGCACCCTCAG tcgaGAAGATTTTCAGAGGATCCCAGAGTTAGCCATCAATCCCTTAGGGGACAGGATCATCAATGCATTTTTCCCTGAAGG AGAAGATCAGGTGAACTTCAGAGGCTTCATGCGAACTCTGGCTCACTTCAGACCCATTGAGGACAACGAGAAGAACAAAAACCCACCGACCAGCGAACCACTCAACAGCAGGACTAACAAGCTTCTCT TTGCGTTTCGTTTGTATGACCTGGACAGAGATGACAAAATCTCTCGTGATGAGCTGCTGCAG gtcTTACGGATGATGGTCGGTGTAAACATATCAGACGAACAGCTGGGCAGCATCGCGGATCGTACCATCCAGGAGGCGGACACAAATGGGGACAACTCCATTTCCTTCAGTGAATTTATAAAG GTCTTGGAGAAAGTGGATGTGGAGCAGAAAATGAGCATCCGGTTCCTGCACTGA